A single genomic interval of Spinacia oleracea cultivar Varoflay chromosome 6, BTI_SOV_V1, whole genome shotgun sequence harbors:
- the LOC130463431 gene encoding uncharacterized mitochondrial protein AtMg00810, translating to MFSKSVNGKETIVLVYVDDLLVTGNDEAEVGLIKKELDKAFTVKDLGDIRYFLGIEVARNSKGTMLNQRKFILDIMRSTGTQDCKPAKFPFPKGIKLSIEQGELLEDPEIYRRIIGKLLYLNLTRPDISYSVQQLSQFMNDPRKPHLQAAMHVLTAFCDSDWGSCAFSAKSLTGYCIFLGDSLISWKTKKQKTTSKSSTEAEYRCMSHPTSEIVWLNGILEDLGFTIPKPIDLFCDNKSAIHLAHNPVFHERTKHLNVDCHYVRDHLQDGTLNVLHIRSFLQLADLMTKSLSEQQHKQLSSKLGMVSLPTKQLIYELLQKDAKNRRGAYEGANEIKRHPFFRGCRLISCLLSG from the exons ATGTTCTCCAAATCTGTGAATGGAAAGGAGACCATTGTTCTTGTGTATGTTGATGATCTATTGGTGACTGGAAATGATGAAGCAGAAGTGGGATTGATAAAGAAAGAACTGGACAAAGCTTTCACTGTGAAGGACCTTGGTGATATAAGGTATTTCCTTGGAATTGAAGTTGCTAGGAACTCAAAAGGAACTATGCTGAACCAAAGAAAATTTATCCTAGACATTATGAGGTCCACTGGAACACAAGACTGCAAGCCTGctaaatttccatttcctaaAGGAATCAAATTGTCTATTGAACAAGGAGAGTTGTTGGAAGACCCTGAGATATACAGAAGAATCATTGGAAAACTTCTCTACTTGAATTTAACCAGGCCTGACATTTCATACAGTGTACAACAGCTAAGCCAGTTCATGAATGATCCAAGAAAGCCACACCTGCAAGCTGCTATGCATGTG TTAACAGCTTTCTGTGATTCAGATTGGGGTAGTTGTGCTTTTAGTGCCAAATCCCTAACTGGATATTGCATTTTCTTGGGAGATTCCTTGATCTCATGGAAGACAAAGAAGCAGAAAACCACCTCCAAATCATCAACAGAAGCAGAATACAGATGCATGTCTCACCCCACAAGTGAGATTGTTTGGTTAAATGGGATTCTTGAAGATCTTGGGTTCACTATCCCTAAACCTATTGATCTTTTCTGTGATAACAAGTCAGCCATTCACTTGGCTCACAACCCAGTTTTTCATGAAAGAACAAAGCACCTCAATGTGGATTGTCATTATGTAAGAGACCACTTACAAGATGGCACCTTGAATGTGCTTCATATTCGATCTTTTCTTCAATTGGCAGATTTAATGACAAAATCTTTGAGTGAACAACAACACAAGCAGTTATCATCCAAGTTGGGAATG GTGAGTCTCCCTACGAAACAGCTGATTTATGAGTTGTTGCAGAAAGACGCCAAGAACAGAAGGGGGGCATATGAAGGTGCAAATGAAATTAAGCGACATCCATTCTTCCGTGGATGTCGCTTAATTTCATGCTTACTCTCTGGTTAA
- the LOC110803621 gene encoding agamous-like MADS-box protein AGL62 — translation MENGSKKVNKGKRKIPMEPIISKTKKQVTFSKRRVGVFKKASELCSMCGVEAAIITFSNGGKLYSFGHPSADAVIRRYIDTTTTNDVGVLNDEVLNSQIVGGQYKDVLAQIDVEKTETKVKTETKFMAKSQNWWDQSIDDLGLSDLERYKAALEGLRNKVSSKVDQIIHDSSMISKSSVAQDFDFDFDFDFDFDFDFDFDFDFGSAADRSVVGQGFDCSGDVNREDGLTGDDLLDLLLSN, via the coding sequence ATGGAAAACGGAAGTAAAAAAGTGAACAAGGGCAAAAGAAAGATTCCAATGGAACCGATCATAAGCAAGACGAAGAAGCAAGTTACGTTTTCGAAACGGCGTGTGGGTGTGTTCAAGAAGGCTAGCGAACTTTGTTCCATGTGTGGTGTTGAAGCTGCTATCATTACTTTCTCTAATGGTGGAAAGTTGTATTCTTTTGGTCACCCTAGTGCTGACGCAGTCATCCGTCGTTACATTGATACAACAACTACTAACGATGTCGGAGTTTTGAATGATGAGGTACTCAACTCTCAGATTGTCGGCGGCCAGTACAAGGATGTACTTGCACAGATTGATGTTGAGAAAACAGAGACAAAGGTCAAAACAGAGACAAAATTCATGGCGAAGAGTCAAAATTGGTGGGACCAGTCAATTGATGATTTAGGGTTAAGTGATCTTGAGAGGTATAAGGCTGCATTAGAAGGTTTAAGGAATAAAGTATCTTCGAAAGTCGACCAGATTATTCATGATTCTTCAATGATTAGTAAGAGTAGCGTCGCTCAAGATTTCGATTTCGATTTCGAtttcgattttgattttgattttgattttgattttgatttcgaTTTCGGTTCGGCGGCTGATCGGAGTGTTGTCGGTCAAGGTTTTGATTGTTCTGGCGATGTGAATAGAGAAGATGGATTAACCGGTGACGATCTCCTAGACTTGCTACTCAGTAACTAA